The genomic DNA CCTTGTAGCAGGTCTCGATGTCGGTGAGGTTGAGATTGGTGAAGACGTTCGACAGGAACGTGATGATCCCATTGGCCACGCGATGCCAATACAGGTGAACGCGGGCGACCTCTCCCTTGAAACGCGAACCGTACACCACGTCGGCCCGGCCATCGATGATTGGCTGCAGCAGCTTGCGATAGTCGTTGGGGTCGTATTCCAGATCGGCGTCTTGAATGATGACCACGTCGCCCGTGGCGGCGGCGAACCCGGTGCGCAGCGCCGCCCCCTTGCCTTGATTGCGTTCGTGCAAAATCGCCCGGATCCCTGCGCGCTGGGCCAAGCGCTGCACAATCTCGCGCGTGCCGTCGGTGCTGGCGTCGTCGACCAGGATGATTTCCTTGGGGATCGGCGCCGCCTCCACGCGGCGGACAATTTCTTCCAACGTGCGCGACTCGTTGTACGCGGGGATCACCACCGACAATAGAAAGTTCGCCGGCAATTCATAGACGCCAAGCTGCTTCAGCGCCCCGGCGCCAAGCACGCGGCCAAGCTGCGCCACCAGCGCTTCGTCGTCCGCCTCATTGGCGGCGCTGCGACCAGCCGGCGACAACTCGCGAGTAGGGTGGGCGGCATCCAAGTGGGCCGGCGGCTGGTCCATGACAAGTTCGCGAAGGTTCAGCTTGGGCCAGCCCGAGGCCAACGGCGGCGCTTCAGGCGTCCAGGCATATTCGTTTTTTAGCAGGCTCACGCAGGCGCTCCCAGGCGTCGGGCGAATCTTGTCCGACAATTCCGGCAAAGTCGTCAATAGAAACATAGCTTGCGAACCGAGACCCGCTGGGCGTCCATCTTTGCCGGCAACAGGTGTCGGGCGTGAATGGCTCGCTTGCCCAAAAGCGGCGTTGTCGCAAGACTTGGGTAGCGCGGCCCGCGCGCAAGTTTTTTCCGCAGGGGGACCTCGATGCCCAACTATTACGACATTCTTCAGTCGCTGCGCCAGGCGTTTCCGCAACCCGTCTCCGATCCGGTGCATGACGCCTATTTTGTCTATTCGATCTCGCGGGCCTTGGATCAGGTCGACGCTCTCAAGAGCCAGGCGCCAATCCTTGGCGAAACCACCGAATGCGATTGGGCCGCCGCGCGCGGCGCCCGCATTGCCCAGCAAGGCGAGTCGCTAGAGGCGGTCATTCCGCAGTTGGTCAGTTATTTGCAGGGGATGTTCATTTGGGGGCATCCGCGCTGCCAGGTGAACGTGACGCCGGTCCCTTCGATTGCCAGCATCATCGGCACGCTGCTCCCCGCCACTTACAACCCCAACCTGTGCAGCGAGGAGAGCGCGCGCCGCGTGGCCGAGGCCGAGGCGCGCGTCACCGCCATGACCGCCGCGCTAGTCGGCTACGATCCCGAGCGCGCCGGCGGCCTGTTCACCTTTGGCGGATCGGGCGCGATGCTCTACGGGCTACGTATCGCCCTGGAGAAGGCCATGCCCGGCACGCTGCTGCACGGCCTGCGCGAGCCACCGGTGGTGCTCGCTTCGGATCGCAGTCATTACTGCGCGCTGACTGCCGCCAGCTGGCTAGGCATTGGTGAGGAGAATCTGGGGCGCGTGGCGACGCACCTGGACAACTCCATTGATTTGGCCGCGCTGGAGCAGGCCGCGCGCGACGCGCTGCACGCCGGGCGCAAGCTGGCGGCGATCGTCGCCACGGTCGGCACCACCGACGCCTTTGGCCTCGACGATCTGGAGGCGATAGTCGCGCTGCGCGATCGGCTGGTCGACGAGTTCCGCCTCGACTATCGGCCGCATGTGCATGCCGACGCCGTGATCGGTTGGGCCTGGTCGGTGTTCAACGACTATGACTTTCGCGCCAATCCGTTGGGCTTTCGCGGGCGGACGGTGCGCGCCTTGGCGGCCGCGCAATACCGCGCGCGCCATTTGCATCTTGCCGATTCGATTGGCGTCGATTTTCATAAAACGGGTTACACGCCGTATGTCTCCACGCTGGTGCTGCTCAAAGATGGCACGGACCTCCAGCGCATCGCCCGCAGCCATGAGAAGATGCCGTATCTGTATCAGACCGGCGAGCATCACCCCGGCATGGTCACGCTCGAAACGACGCGCAGCGGGCTGGGGCCGATGGCGGCGCTAGGCAACCTGCTGCTGTTTGGTCGCGATGGGCTGCGCTGCCTCCTGGGGCATGCGGTCGAGATGGCCGAAACGCTGCGCGAACTGCTCGAGGCGCATCCCAATCTCAGCGTGCTCAATGGGCAAAACGTGGGGCCGGTGACGTTGTTTCGCGTGTATCCGCCTGACGTCGACACGTTCACGGCCAAGGATCGCGAGCGCGAGGATCCCAGCTATCGCGACGCGCTGGTCAAACACAACGCCTACAACCGGCGTATCTTCGAGCGCGTGTACAACGAGGCGCTCGCCGGGCGCGGCGTGGCCATCTCGCTGACCGAATGCTACCGCGAGAGCGACTACGGCGAGCCGATCACCGCGCTTAAATCGTATGTGCTGTCGCCGTTTGCCGAAGAGACGCAGATGCGTTCGATTGTCGATAGCGTGCTGGTCGCGCGCGACGAGGTGGAGCGAGCGGGTTAGCGGGTGCGGGGCCACCCATCACGCGATCAAGTCGTGAACCACGTCCCCCGCGGCGATGGTCAGCGCCTGCCCGCCGTCCACCATGGCGCCGACCAATAACAAACACATCGTCAGGCGCCGAAAGCGGCTTGCCGCCATGATTCGCCTCGCGTTGTTTGAGCAAGGGGACCCCCTGGTCGCTTCACGCCGCCACGGCGCGGCGGGTCTCCTCGCGGATGCGGTGGACGATTGCGCCCAAACCTCGGGTGCGCATCATACCGAGCGCCTCGACTAGTCCCAGGCGATTCAGCAAATCGGTCGGTACAGCGAGCACCGCCTGCGGCGGCTTGCCAGAAAGCGCGCTCACCAGAATACCTACAAATCCTTTGACGGTGGGCGCCTCGGGCGCGACATCGGCCTGGATTCGCACCAGGCCGTCGACCAGATCGACCCACAAAAACACCGGCGTCTGGCATTCATGAACGCGATGCATGCCAGCGGCCTTTTCGGCCTCCAGTTCGGGCGGCAGTTTCGGCAGGTTGTCGCAATACTCCAAGAGCAGCTCTAACCGTTCGCGCGGTTCCAGGTCGGCGAATTCGGTGACTAGCTCGTCGAGTTGCACAGGCTCGGCGCTGGTCATGTGGCGGCGCTCGCCGGCTCCTCGGCAGGCTTGGCCTCTGGCATCCCTTTCTCGACCGGCACGCCGACCAGGTTGCCCCACTCGGTCCACGAGCCGTCGTAGTTTTTCACGTTCTTGTAGCCGAGCAAATACTTGAGCACGAACCAGGTGTGGCTCGAGCGCTCGCCAATGCGGCAATAGGCGATGATCCGCCCGCGTCGCGACAGTCCGTTCTCTTTAGCGTACAGCTTTTCCAGCTCGCGCTTGGTCTTGAAGGTGCCGTCCTCGTTCGCGGCTTTCGACCACGGAATGCTCACCGCCCCCGGAATGTGGCCGCCGCGCAGCGCCCCTTCTTGCGGATAGTCGGCCATGTGCAGCATTTCGCCGGTGTATTCGCCCACCGAGCGAACATCAACCAGCGGCCGGTTGGCTTTGCAGTGCTTCAGCACTTCATCGCGGAAAGCCCGCACGCCGGGATCGGGCTCTTGAGCCGTGTAGTTGCCGCGCGGATAGGCGGGTTCAGTTCCGCGCGTCAACTCGCGACCGTCAAGTTCCCAGCGCTTGCGACCGCCGTTCATCACGCGGCAGTCGGCGTGGCCGTACATCTTGAAAGTCCAGAAGGCGTAGCAGGCCCACCAGTTGCTCTTGTCGCCGTAAAAAACCACGGTGGTGTCGTTCGAGATTCCCTTCGAGGCGCATAGCTCTTCAAAGGCGCTCTTATTGATGTAGTCGCGCACGATCTGGTCTTGCAGGTCCTTGACCCAATCGATGCGCACCGCCCCCGCGATGTGGCCTTGGTCGTAGAGCAGCAGGTCTTCGTCTGATTCAACGATGCGAACGTTCGGATCTCCCCGATGCTGTTCGACCCAATCGGTCGACACCAACACTTCTGGATGCGCGTATTCGGCTGCCATGGACTGTTTCCCCCCTACGGGTTTTGGTCGATCAGACGCGGCCCGCTGGCGGGCGAGCGACCGTTTTGAGGCTTCTAAAGGATTGCGGCCAGGCTCATTGGGCCGGCGACAGCGATTTTATGGCTTTTTCGCTGCATTGCCTACCGGGGAGGGGGGCGCCGCGGATTGGGACCGTGTAATCGGGGGTCGTCCAATGGTAAACATTAGCGTCGGCCGATCGGTCCGGCTTTAATTGCACAAGAGGCTCGCGGTCGGATGTTCCCAAGCTCGGCGGCAAACACCGTTTTCGGCAAGCATACATGACAAGCATTCTGGTCATCGAAGACCAACGCAAGTTGCTGCGCACCTTGGAACAAGGTTTGACCGAAGAGGGGTACGAACCGCTCTGCGCCGCCACCGGCGAAGAGGGGTTTCAGTTGGCCAACGAGCGCCCCATCGACGCGATCATCTTGGACCTGATGCTCCCCGGACGAGATGGCCTGCAAATCCTGCGCGATCTTCGTGGGCGCGGCTTCTCCAAGCCGATTCTGGTGCTTACCGCGCGCGACACCGTCGACGACCGTGTGCAAGGCCTGGATAGCGGCGCCGATGACTATTTGGTTAAACCGTTCGCCTTCGCCGAACTGGTCGCCCGCCTCCGCGCGCTGTTGCGCCGCGAAATCGGCGGACGCGAATTGACCCTCAAGGCGGATGGGCTCGAGCTCGATCTGGTCAGTCGACGCGTGACGCGCCAAGGCAAGGAGATCGATCTGCGCAAGCGCGAGTTCGAATTACTCGAATACTTGTTGCGAAACAAGAACGCCACCGTCACGCGCGACATGATTGCTCGCGAGGTGTGGAAAGAAACGACCGGCGTGCTGACCAACGTGATCGACGTGTACATCAATTTGCTGCGCAAGAAAATCGAACTGCCGAGTCAGCCGCCGCTCATTCACACAGTGCGCGGTATGGGCTACTCGCTGCGAGAACTGGCATGAAAGCGCTCGGCATCCGTGGGCGGCTGACGCTGTGGTATGGCGGCGCGTTGGCGGCCGCGCTCTTGTTGTTCAGTTTGCTGATGTACTACTTCATGGGGCATCAGCGCTGGATGGACGAGCAGTTGGTGGCCGAGCTGAAAGAATTGACCGCGTTGGTCGCCGGCGCCCCCACGCGCGAGGCGGTGATCGCCGGCTGTGAGGCCAAATTCCGCGGCCGCGAAGGCTTTCGCTATCAGGTGCGCGTGCGCAATGGCGTCACACTGTTTCGCAGCGATCGATTGCATCGCAGCGACTTGCCGGTCGATGTCGCCCAGGGGGGCGGGCTTCAGATCGAGGACCATCATATTGCCGCTGTCGGCCATTATCGCGTGGCCACCATTCCCGTCGGCAATGCGGGCGGCAATTACGTGGTGCAGGCCGCCATGTCTCTATTCTTTTATGACTTGCGGATGTGGCAAATGCGCATCGCCCTGGCTCTGGCCGCGCCCGCGTCGCTGGCCATTGCCCTTGTGGGCGGCTACTTGCTCGCTCGCAAGGCGCTGGCGCCAGTCGACGAGATGGCCGCCGCCGCCTCGCGCATCACGGCGCACGACCTGAATCGCCGTATCGAGGTGCCGGGCTCGGCGGATGAGTTGACTCGCCTGGGTGAAACACTGAACCACATGATCGCTCGTCTCGGACGCTCGTTCGATGAGGTGCGCCGCTTCACCGCCGACGCCGCCCACGAACTGCGCACCCCGCTGGCGATCATGCGCAGCGAGGCCGAAATCGCGCTGCGCACTCCGCGCGACCCCGACGAGTACCGCCGCGTGCTGGAAAGCATCCTCGAAGAGACGTCGCATCTCACCCAACTGGCCGAACGGTTGTTGTACTTGTGCCGCGAAGACTCCGGCATCAGCAGCGCGCCGCTCGAGTCCGTCGCGCTCGACGAGTTGCTCGACGACTTGTGCGAACAAATGCAACTGGCGGCCAACGAGCGCAACATCGTGATTCACTCCGCCATCGATCGCGACTGCGTGGTTCGCGGCGACGTGCCGCGCTTGCGCCGGCTGTTTCGCAACTTGCTCGACAACGCCACCAAATACACCGCTCCCGGCGGTTCGGTGCGACTGACCACGCGCGTGCTCGAACGGCAAGTCGAGATCGCAGTTCAAGACAACGGCTGCGGCATTCCACCCGAAAGCCTGCCCTTCATCTTCGATCGCTTTTATCGTGTCGACGCGTCGCGCAATCCGGAAGTCAAGGGAACCGGGCTGGGGCTGGCCATTTGCCGCTCGGTCGTCGAGGCGCACGGCGGCACGATCGACGTCGAAAGTCGCTATGGCGTCGGCACAACCTTTCGTGTGCGGCTACAGCGAATCGACACGAAGAAGCCAGTCCAGTCCAGTCCGCCGCGCGAGGCCGCCGGCTCACGCTAAATTCTTGTGTCACGGAGGACAAACATGACCGCGCAGCGATCGCCCGGCATGCGGCGCAACATCGAACTCAAGGCACGCTTGCGCGATCCCGCGGAAGCGCGCGGCGTGGCCGAACGCCTCGCCACGGCCAATGCGGGGCCGCAACAGCAGATCGACACTTACTTTCATTGCCGCCACGGTCGGCTGAAACTCCGCCAGATTGATGGTCTCTCCGCGATGCTGATCGCCTATCACCGCCCAGACCAGAGCGAGTCGAAAGGGAGCGACTATCTGCTGACGCCGGTGGCCAATCCCGAAACGCTCAAGCAGACGTTGGCCAGCGCGCTGGGACTGTGGGTAGTGGTCGAAAAGCGCCGCGAAGTCTACTGGTGGAACAACGTGCGCATTCACTTGGATGAAGTGGTCGGCCTGGGGGCGTTCTTGGAGTTCGAGGCGGTGCTCGACGCCGACCACGACGACCGCTCTGGCCACATGCAACTTGCCCGGCTGAGCGGCGAGTTTGGCATTCAGCCCGCCGATCTGGTTGAGGGGTCGTACAGCAACCTGTTGATCGCGATTGCCAGGTAGCGCACATACCTTGCCGGCTGCCCCTTCTGATCGACCGCCGCCATGTCGTAGAATCAACGGTTTGGCGGCATTGGGTTGCTCAGTTCGCGCGGAGCCAGCATGTATCCGGGCATCGATGGTTTTCTCGGCACGCGCGCGTCGCTGATGCTCGACATCGTCGTGGTGGCAATGGTCTTCATCTTGGCGCTGATGGCGCTGAGTATCTGGCTGTCGCGTGGCCGGCGGAGCTTTCAACGGCACAAGTGGCTACAGTTGGGGCTGGCGACCGTGTTGGCGATCACGGTGACGTTGTTTGAAGTCGATATGCGGATCAACGGCTGGCGCGAGCGCGCGCAGGCCAGCCCCTACTTTGGGACCAACGAGGCGCACGGCGCGGTCTTCACCGCGCTCTATGTGCATTTGGTGTTTGCGGTCAGCGTGCCGCTCGTCTGGGCCGGCGTGATTGCCGCCGCGCTGTGGCGATTCCCCCGTCCCCCCGCGCCGGCCGCGCACAGTCGCACGCACCGGCTTTGGGGGTGGATCGCCGCCATCGACATGGCGCTGACCGCCGTGACGGGCTGGATTTTCTACTGGCTGGCGTTTGTCGCCAGCTAGCGCATGCGTCAGGTGACCGGCGCCGCCACGCGCTGCTGAGCGCAGTGGTTTTGCATCAGCACCACGCGGTTCACAGCGTCCAAAAACGCGCGGGCGCTAGATTCCAGACTGTCGGTCGAAACGCCGCGGCCGCGATAAAGCTGGCCCTCGTGTTCCACCTCCACGGTCACTTCCGCCTGCGCGTCTTTGCCTACCGACACGCTATGCACCTGAAAATCGCGACAGCGCAGCGTGACGCCGGTGATTTCCTCGACCGCCAGGAAGATGCAATCCACCGGGCCGTCTCCCTGCGACACCTCGCGAGTCACCACTTCGCTGCCGTTGTGCAGCGACAACCGCACGCAAGGCGCTTGAGCGCCGCCCGAGCGAATCTCATACGCCTCAAAGCTCCACCGCTCGCCCACCTCGCGAATTTGCTGCTCGATGAGCGCGGCGAGGTCGCTGTCGTAGAGCTCTTTCTTTTTGTCGGCCAACACCTTGAACTGGTCGAACACGATTTGCAGTTGCTCGGTGTCCAAGTGATAGCCCATCGCCTTGGCCCGATCGGCCAGCGCCGCGCGGCCACTGTGTTTGCCGAGCACCAGATCGGTCTTGGCGAAACCAACATCCTCGGGCCGCATGATCTCGTAAGTGGTGCGTTCCTTGAGAAAGCCGTCCTGGTGGATGCCCGCCTCGTGGGCAAAGGCGTTGCGCCCGACAATTGCCTTGTTGCGCTGCACCTGCAAGCCGGTGATGTGCGACACCAGTCGGCTAGTTGGCACCAACCGTTCGGTGACAATGCCCGTGCCGCAGCGGTAGTAATCGTGCCGCGTCTTGAGCGCCATCGCCACTTCTTCCAACGAGCAGTTGCCGGCCCGCTCGCCGATGCCGTTGATGGTGCACTCGATCTGTCCGGCGCCCACTTCCACCGCGGCCAGACTGTTGGCCACCGCCAGCCCCAGGTCGTTGTGGCAGTGTACGCTAACCACCGCGCGGTCGATGTTTGGCACACGGTTGATCAAAGAGCCGATCACATGCGCGTAGTGCGCCGGCGTGGCGTAGCCCACCGTATCGGGGATGTTCACCGTGGTGGCGCCGGCGGCGATGGCCGCCTCCACCACCTGGCACAAAAAGTCGATCTCGGTGCGCGCCGCGTCTTCGGGAGAAAACTCGACATCCGCGCAATAGGCGGCCGCGCGACGCACGCCCGCCTTCGCCCGTTCGATGATTTCTTCCTTGGTCATCTTGAGCTTGAACTCGCGATGGATGGCGCTGGTCGCCAAAAAGACATGAATCCGGGCCTGCTCCGCGCCGACCAGCGCCTCCCAGGCGCGGTCGATGTCGGCGTCGTTGCAACGGGCCAGGCCGCAAATGACGGCGCCGCGGACCGAATTGGCGATCTCGCGCACAGCTTCAAAGTCGCCGGGGGAAGCGATCGGGAAACCTGCCTCGATGATGTCGACCTTCAAGTCGACCAGCGCCTGGGCGATCTCCAGTTTTTCGGCGCGGTTCATACTGGCGCCGGGCGATTGCTCGCCGTCGCGCAGCGTGGTGTCGAATATGCGAATGTGTCGAGTGGCTGAAGCGGACATAACGAATAGCTCTTTCTGGCAAGCGTTGAACGAACAGTAGCGAATAGCGCGTTAGGCAGGCCGACGCGGGGTCGGCCTCGGTAGCACCAGTCGCGCCCTCGGTTCGCGCTGCCAGCGATGCGTAGGCGATATCATGGAAAAGTCGCGTTGCAAGTTGATGTGACAATCCATCGGTAACAAAAAAACCCCGAGACCGGTCAGGCCTCGGGGTTCTTGATTATCTACACAATACGTGTGCGGATCCCCTACGGCCTCCCCGCCGGGAGTAGCGGCAGCAAGCTCGCAAGTAGCAGGGCGGAGGTCAGGATCATCACACAATGCTCGTTTCGTGCGAAAACGGTCAATCGTTTCAACACTCTAGCCACTTACAGACAGCGGGTCAAGAAATCTGGTTCGCCCTCGGCGAGCCACTATTCCTTGCCAGCCAACGGCTCTTTCTTTTCGGTAATCACCGGGCATTGCGTCGCCATCTCGGCGTTCAGCGCGGTGAAGTCGGTCCATTCCTCGGGCAGATTGTCGACGTGGAAAATCGCCTCCACGGGGCACTCCGGCACACAAGCCTCGCAATCGATGCATTCATCCGGATGGATATAAAGCATCTTCTCACCCTCGTAGAAGCACTCCACGGGGCAGACCACCACGCAATCGGTGTACTTGCAGGCAAAGCATGGCTCGGCAACGACGTGAGTCATCGAAACAAATCTCCTTGAACTCGACGAGCGGCGGACGGCGTTCTGTGCCGAACGGTCGACTCGTGCGAACATGCGCTTGCGAGGCCCACGAGCCAGCGTGTTCGAGGGCCACTAACCACACGACCAACTTGCCCCGAAAACTCCTCCTGTCAAAACCGCTCCGCCGCCAAAACCTCTCTGCCCTGAGGTCGCCAAGTGCTTACTGGCGAAGCACTTGACAAAATCCATGCAGCGGACCACCGAATCTTAAAGCGACGCGCCAAGAGTGTCAACCGGGGCAATCTGCCGCCGGCGGGCAAGCAGATACAGGAGGTTATCGGCCGTGCTTGCCGCGTTTGTGAATCGCTCTTAGAATCGAACTTAGCAATGGTTGTGGTCGGGATTTGCCGTGCCACAACACCTATCTCATAGGCCAGGGGGCGACCGGTCGTTCGACCGACTCGCTTTCCGACCGGGTGGTCTTGCGTGGCGCTTTCCGAAATCGATCGCCATCTGCTGGAACGCTGTCTGGCTCGCAAGCCACGGGCCTGGGAAGATTTTGTCGATCGCTTCATGGGGTTGGTGGTTCACGTTGTAAATCATTCGGCCCAGTCGCGTTCCATGCGGCTCACCCCCGACGAGCGCGAGGATCTGTGCGCCGAGGCCTTTCTAGCCTTCGTGCGCGACGACTTCGCGGTGCTGCGGCGCTTTCGTGGCCAGAGCAGTCTGGCGACGTACCTCACCGTGATCGCGCGGCGTGTGGCCGTCAAACGCCTGATCGAACAAAAGTCGCCAGCCCGGCTGGGCGACATTGCCGCCGAGGTCGGCGCCGCGCCGTTGGCGGCCGCCGCGCACAACGGGCGCCAGTCGTCCGATGCCGCCGCGCTCGACAACCGCGAAGAAGTCGCGCGCCTGCTGGAACTGCTCAGCCCCGCCGAGCAAGAAGTGGTGCGCATGCACCATCTCGAAGGCAAGAGTTATAGCCAGATCAGCCGCGAGTTGGGCATGCCCGAAAACAGCATCGGCCCGCTCCTCAGCCGAGCGCGCGACAAGATGCGCGCCGCCGAGAACGCGCGCTAAGCGCGTGACGATTGCTGAGTAGCTTTGCGCGTTTGCTTCACGCGGATGTGCTGTTGACGCGGCGGTGGCGACGAAATCCGAGCACTCCCAACATCGAAGCGCCGAGCATTCCCTGGCTCCAAGTGGCCGGCTCCGGAATCACGGAGGTATGCGTGAACGTCCCGCTTACAACCATGAAATCACCTGCGTAGAAGTGAATCGCCACAAATGGAGCGTCATCGGGACCAGGGAATACTCCCGTCGCAAAAAAATCGGTCATCCCACCGGGCACGGTATTCACATAGTCCGGGCTGACGGTCCAAGGACCAGTCGCAGTCGGACCCCATTCAAAATTGATGACCACCGTGTGGCTTTCTTCCAGTGGATACATCGGCGCGAACCCGCCACTGAAGCTGAAATCGATGCCTGTGGCTTCAGGCAGACTGGTATGCGCAAATACGAACTGGTTGTCCATGCCGATCGTGGCTCCTGACAGTGTTTCGGTCTGACCATAAACCCGGTCTGTCCACAACCCAACCAGAAAGGCGACCACCAAAAGCGCCGATCGGAGAGTGACTGACTTGTTTCGCGACAAAGTCGCCAACACTTCTTGGGTAGGGGCTGGAGCATGCATGGCGAACCCTCGATTCACGGAAGCAAAGTGGTAAGCCTCTCAGTTCGCGGTTCCGGCAAGCATCGGTCAGTCTGATTTCAGCTTCGATTGTGCGTCAAGCAAATCTGAGTTGAAAAAGTCGCGTGTGCATTACCGCGCGCCTGTGCTCACTTGAGGCGCCTGCTTCCGCCGGCACCCGCGAAGCGCCTCGATCGGAGGTGATCCCAAAGTGTTGGACGGAAATTGGCGTTGGTCACGTTAGGCTATTGGCCTGTCCTTGATTGTTTTTTCCTCGTTCCTGTGCGCGACTGCTTTGGCCTTCAAGCAAAAGGTCAGCACGAAAATGGCAAGACCGGTAACGCAATTGCCAGCCAAGGTAAAACCAGTAGTTCGCGATGATGCCGCAACTCCACGCCGGCCAACGCGGCGATCGGATCGGCCGCCAGACAACTAACAATCGTTGCAGTGATAGAAAGCATCAATCGCCGGAGCAGAGACGTGCGTAGTGCCCACAGGTCTGCGCAAAAGATCTCCGACAATGCGAATGCAAAGGCGGCAACACCGCCCGCCGTCCAACTGGCCGCTTCCCAAGAGATGGACGAATCCATTCGCGAAAACGCAAACACGCTCGCAAAGTAGACGCAGTATCCCACGGCGCCAAGCACAGCGGCGCGAGCCAGTCGGCTGGCGCCTTGCAGCACGGTAGATGGCTGTTGAAAGTTCAACGGGCGCGGTGATTCGTACGGATTGAGTTGAATCATGGTCGCGGCCCGAGTGGCATTTCCGTGAACCCCGCCCTCGCGTTTGGTAGCTTGCTGCAAGGAAACGACCAATTCAAGACCGATGCAAGGCGCCTCCCCCATGACCGTGATTGCCAAGGTGCATGCCCGCGAAGTGCTCGATAGCCGCGGTCGGCCGACCGTCGAGGTCGAGATGTTGGACGACGCCGGACACTGCGCGTCGGCGATGGTCCCCTCTGGCGCGAGCACGGGACGCTTTGAGGCGCTGGAACTGCGCGACGGAGACCTTGCGCGCTACGACGGCGCCGGCGTCTTGCGCGCCGTCGACAACGTGAACCGCGTGATCGGGCCGGCGCTTATGGGGCTCGATCCGGCCGATCAGTTCTCGATCGACGATCGCCTGCTGGCGCTCGACCCCACCGATCGCAAGACGCAACTTGGCGGCAACGCGCTGTTGGGCGCGTCGCTGGCGGCACTGCGCCTGGGCGCCGCGGCGCGCCACGTGTGGCTCTACGAACATATCTTTGCAACGTACGAGCCGACTACCGCCGCTGGCAGCGAACGTGCCGCCGCGCAAACCATCGATCGACCACGCATGCCGCTGCCGATGATCAACATGATCTCGGGCGGATTGCACGCTGGCGGCAACCTCGACTTTCAAGACGTGCTGGTGCAGCCGGTCGGCGCGCCCGATTTGGCGACCGGACTGGAATGGACCGTCCGCATCTATCGCCGCCTGGGCAAACTGCTCGCCGAGGCGGGCTATGAGGGGACGCTGGTCGGCGACGAGGGGGGCTTTGGCCCCCGGCTCAAGAGCAACCGCGAGGCGATCGAGTTCGTCGTCCGCGCCATCGCGGCGGCCGGACTGCGCCCCGGCCTCGATGTCACGCTGGCGCTCGATGTCGCCGCCACAC from Pirellulales bacterium includes the following:
- a CDS encoding glycosyltransferase family 2 protein; this translates as MDQPPAHLDAAHPTRELSPAGRSAANEADDEALVAQLGRVLGAGALKQLGVYELPANFLLSVVIPAYNESRTLEEIVRRVEAAPIPKEIILVDDASTDGTREIVQRLAQRAGIRAILHERNQGKGAALRTGFAAATGDVVIIQDADLEYDPNDYRKLLQPIIDGRADVVYGSRFKGEVARVHLYWHRVANGIITFLSNVFTNLNLTDIETCYKVFRREVLSDITIRQNRFGVEPELTAKIARRKYRIYEAPISYSGRDYSEGKKIGFKDAINAVYCIVRYWIAD
- a CDS encoding SufE family protein — protein: MTSAEPVQLDELVTEFADLEPRERLELLLEYCDNLPKLPPELEAEKAAGMHRVHECQTPVFLWVDLVDGLVRIQADVAPEAPTVKGFVGILVSALSGKPPQAVLAVPTDLLNRLGLVEALGMMRTRGLGAIVHRIREETRRAVAA
- a CDS encoding sulfurtransferase codes for the protein MAAEYAHPEVLVSTDWVEQHRGDPNVRIVESDEDLLLYDQGHIAGAVRIDWVKDLQDQIVRDYINKSAFEELCASKGISNDTTVVFYGDKSNWWACYAFWTFKMYGHADCRVMNGGRKRWELDGRELTRGTEPAYPRGNYTAQEPDPGVRAFRDEVLKHCKANRPLVDVRSVGEYTGEMLHMADYPQEGALRGGHIPGAVSIPWSKAANEDGTFKTKRELEKLYAKENGLSRRGRIIAYCRIGERSSHTWFVLKYLLGYKNVKNYDGSWTEWGNLVGVPVEKGMPEAKPAEEPASAAT
- a CDS encoding response regulator transcription factor, whose translation is MTSILVIEDQRKLLRTLEQGLTEEGYEPLCAATGEEGFQLANERPIDAIILDLMLPGRDGLQILRDLRGRGFSKPILVLTARDTVDDRVQGLDSGADDYLVKPFAFAELVARLRALLRREIGGRELTLKADGLELDLVSRRVTRQGKEIDLRKREFELLEYLLRNKNATVTRDMIAREVWKETTGVLTNVIDVYINLLRKKIELPSQPPLIHTVRGMGYSLRELA
- a CDS encoding HAMP domain-containing protein, giving the protein MKALGIRGRLTLWYGGALAAALLLFSLLMYYFMGHQRWMDEQLVAELKELTALVAGAPTREAVIAGCEAKFRGREGFRYQVRVRNGVTLFRSDRLHRSDLPVDVAQGGGLQIEDHHIAAVGHYRVATIPVGNAGGNYVVQAAMSLFFYDLRMWQMRIALALAAPASLAIALVGGYLLARKALAPVDEMAAAASRITAHDLNRRIEVPGSADELTRLGETLNHMIARLGRSFDEVRRFTADAAHELRTPLAIMRSEAEIALRTPRDPDEYRRVLESILEETSHLTQLAERLLYLCREDSGISSAPLESVALDELLDDLCEQMQLAANERNIVIHSAIDRDCVVRGDVPRLRRLFRNLLDNATKYTAPGGSVRLTTRVLERQVEIAVQDNGCGIPPESLPFIFDRFYRVDASRNPEVKGTGLGLAICRSVVEAHGGTIDVESRYGVGTTFRVRLQRIDTKKPVQSSPPREAAGSR
- a CDS encoding class IV adenylate cyclase → MTAQRSPGMRRNIELKARLRDPAEARGVAERLATANAGPQQQIDTYFHCRHGRLKLRQIDGLSAMLIAYHRPDQSESKGSDYLLTPVANPETLKQTLASALGLWVVVEKRREVYWWNNVRIHLDEVVGLGAFLEFEAVLDADHDDRSGHMQLARLSGEFGIQPADLVEGSYSNLLIAIAR
- a CDS encoding DUF420 domain-containing protein; amino-acid sequence: MYPGIDGFLGTRASLMLDIVVVAMVFILALMALSIWLSRGRRSFQRHKWLQLGLATVLAITVTLFEVDMRINGWRERAQASPYFGTNEAHGAVFTALYVHLVFAVSVPLVWAGVIAAALWRFPRPPAPAAHSRTHRLWGWIAAIDMALTAVTGWIFYWLAFVAS
- a CDS encoding 2-isopropylmalate synthase; this translates as MSASATRHIRIFDTTLRDGEQSPGASMNRAEKLEIAQALVDLKVDIIEAGFPIASPGDFEAVREIANSVRGAVICGLARCNDADIDRAWEALVGAEQARIHVFLATSAIHREFKLKMTKEEIIERAKAGVRRAAAYCADVEFSPEDAARTEIDFLCQVVEAAIAAGATTVNIPDTVGYATPAHYAHVIGSLINRVPNIDRAVVSVHCHNDLGLAVANSLAAVEVGAGQIECTINGIGERAGNCSLEEVAMALKTRHDYYRCGTGIVTERLVPTSRLVSHITGLQVQRNKAIVGRNAFAHEAGIHQDGFLKERTTYEIMRPEDVGFAKTDLVLGKHSGRAALADRAKAMGYHLDTEQLQIVFDQFKVLADKKKELYDSDLAALIEQQIREVGERWSFEAYEIRSGGAQAPCVRLSLHNGSEVVTREVSQGDGPVDCIFLAVEEITGVTLRCRDFQVHSVSVGKDAQAEVTVEVEHEGQLYRGRGVSTDSLESSARAFLDAVNRVVLMQNHCAQQRVAAPVT
- a CDS encoding ferredoxin family protein, producing the protein MTHVVAEPCFACKYTDCVVVCPVECFYEGEKMLYIHPDECIDCEACVPECPVEAIFHVDNLPEEWTDFTALNAEMATQCPVITEKKEPLAGKE